GTCACAGGAGGCAGCGGTCCGAACCAAGACTTAACGGTTAAACCATAGGCCTTTGCCAAGGGTGGTGGATTTTAGCGTTGCATACAGAGGCGAGAGAGGACAGAAGGGTTTTACGCTGGTTGAGTTGGTATTGGTAATAGCTCTTATAGTTATTATTAGCGGAATTGCGGTGGGGAGGATGGGAACGTTGACGTCTTTGCGCACGAGTAGCGATCTTAGAAAATTTATCAACACCTGGGAATTTTTATTCAATGAGGCCGTATCGCGAAATGAGAACTACCGCCTAATACTCGACCTGGACAATCAAAGTTATTGCGTTAGACGAGAAGTTCCCAGGGAGGGGAATACGGTTGAACAGGTAGACTATTTGAGTGGGTTGAGGTTGGATTCAGAGAAAAAGCGGCGTGAGGAAAATGCAGCGGCGACGGGAGATGATGCGGGGGAGGAATTGAAGGAGGAATTTTTGCGTGAGGATGAGCGTCAGGGTGGCGCGCTTGATGTGTTGTTTTATCAACACATTTTTGGGGATAGCGAAGGTTCGGTGCAGCTCGGGACACCGTTAGCTTTCCCCAGCTTGGCTGAAAGCGTGTCCATTGCTGAGAATATGCGTTTTAGCGATGTGAGCACCCCTAGGGGCAAACACGATTCCGGCAAGGCGTATGTTCGGTTTTCAGCAAGAGGCGCTAGCGAATTTGCCGTAGTGCACCTGGCAGTTAAGGGCGCTATGTTTACGGCAGTAATGAATCCGTCTACGGGAGCTGTTAAGCTAATAGAAGGAGATAAGGATTTTGAGTGGACGCTCGGGGAGCTGCCGGCGAACTAGCTTTCGGCAATGCGGCTTTACTCTCATAGAAATTACAGTGGCAATTGCCATTTTAGGCATAGGATTAAGCACTGTAATCATTTTACAGACTCATTACCTACAGCAGTTTACAGCTGAGAAAAACCGCTCAAAGGCGGCAATGTATGCAAAACAAATTATGTCCTCGATTGAAATTGCGCCACGCTCACCCGATGAGGGCCTAACGAGTGGGGGCTTGATGGACCTTTTTGCCGAGCAGGGCGTGATTACTGGCAACGCCAAAGACGAAAATGAACGCAAAGCTATGGAGAGTTGGACATATACTCAAGAGATTAGCAGTATTGATATTCCCGAATTGCAAAACACATTCAAGCGCATCGATTTAACCATTGCTTGGGGGGAAAAAGCCGATGAGAACTTTACCTTGGTGTACTTCGTTCGCCCGGATCCGCTTAGTGCCGTCCCGCGCTAGGTGCCTAAACGCATTGGCAAATGAAGGCGCATTTACGCTGCTCGAAATTATCGTCGTTGTTTTGTTGCTGGGCTTTATTTCTAGCATTACATTTACCGCCATGGCTAACCTCATGAAGAGCAAGGATTTGGTATTAAGTCAGCGCAAACTCTATAACGATGCAAGGTACATCTTCGACAGGCTCAATCGAGAGTTTTCTGCTATGGAGACACAGCCACTACCTACGAGTGACCAACAATCGCAACAAACCTCGGGAAAACGAAATGCCTTCTTAAACGCCGAGGATATACAGTCAAGCAATGCCGATACTGATGCAATCCGTTTTATAACATCACAGGGTAGCCAATACTTCTTTAATGCCAGCACAAACGGAGATCTGACAGAGCTATACTACCACCTAGTAGAAAGTCAGGATTCGGCAGATGAGGATAGAAATCAAGGACATTGGCAAAAATATACCTTGGTGCGAGAGGAAGCGGCTGTCGGCACTCAGGCTTCGCCAAGTGCCGAGAAAAAAAAGATCATTTTCCCCATAAGTGAAAATATAATCTCACTAAATTTTAGCTATGCACTAAACGGCAAATGGCTGAGTCAATGGCAGGATCCATATCGCCTACCGGAGGCCATACAGGTTACGCTGAGTATGCAAGTTGACGAATCTCCGGTAGAAGAGTTTCAAACTGCCTTTGCCATTAGTGCCGGTAAGGGAGCTCGCACCTCTTATGACCAATTTCTCCAGGCACAGTAGGAGTTTGGGCGCTTTTGTTGTATCTATCGGTTTCAAACTTGCCCTAGGACAAGTCAGATGATATTCCTGTTGGAAAATGTGGGTTTTCCTAAAGATTTATCTAAAGGGTTAAAA
This sequence is a window from Deltaproteobacteria bacterium. Protein-coding genes within it:
- a CDS encoding prepilin-type N-terminal cleavage/methylation domain-containing protein, coding for MDFSVAYRGERGQKGFTLVELVLVIALIVIISGIAVGRMGTLTSLRTSSDLRKFINTWEFLFNEAVSRNENYRLILDLDNQSYCVRREVPREGNTVEQVDYLSGLRLDSEKKRREENAAATGDDAGEELKEEFLREDERQGGALDVLFYQHIFGDSEGSVQLGTPLAFPSLAESVSIAENMRFSDVSTPRGKHDSGKAYVRFSARGASEFAVVHLAVKGAMFTAVMNPSTGAVKLIEGDKDFEWTLGELPAN
- a CDS encoding prepilin-type N-terminal cleavage/methylation domain-containing protein, producing MSGRSGSCRRTSFRQCGFTLIEITVAIAILGIGLSTVIILQTHYLQQFTAEKNRSKAAMYAKQIMSSIEIAPRSPDEGLTSGGLMDLFAEQGVITGNAKDENERKAMESWTYTQEISSIDIPELQNTFKRIDLTIAWGEKADENFTLVYFVRPDPLSAVPR
- a CDS encoding prepilin-type N-terminal cleavage/methylation domain-containing protein, with product MANEGAFTLLEIIVVVLLLGFISSITFTAMANLMKSKDLVLSQRKLYNDARYIFDRLNREFSAMETQPLPTSDQQSQQTSGKRNAFLNAEDIQSSNADTDAIRFITSQGSQYFFNASTNGDLTELYYHLVESQDSADEDRNQGHWQKYTLVREEAAVGTQASPSAEKKKIIFPISENIISLNFSYALNGKWLSQWQDPYRLPEAIQVTLSMQVDESPVEEFQTAFAISAGKGARTSYDQFLQAQ